A region of the Sardina pilchardus chromosome 3, fSarPil1.1, whole genome shotgun sequence genome:
TTCACCTTTTCAGCGATTGCTTTCTTCTCGTCAAGATGGAGTTCTCTAGCAATCTGCTCCACGTCATCCCTAAGGTATTTTTCATAGTTATTCTCGCAGTATTCCAAAGTGGCCTTTTGAGCCTCAAAGACAGTCTTGAACTGCTGGGCAAGACTAGTTTCTATATCAAGTGCGTTAAGACCTCTCTTTCTATTGTAAAACTGCTGAAGTACCATCCCCTTAAACAGCAAAGTGCTTAAATGTAAGTGATATTTTCCTATCTTTCTAATGTCACATTTAAACTTCTCTTTCAACAGTTCGTTGAAGTTGCTGGCGAGAGACGTCTGCCAGGCTGGAACTGTTAGGGAACGGTAAAGGCTGCGTACACTGTTCTCAATATGTGTGTTCAGATAGAACTCGATAAAGAGTTTGTCCAACTTGTCATTGTCGTTGTCAAATACATGCTTCATAAAGAAATCATCAAACTTTGTCCAGGCACTGATGATATTTTCCTCGTGTCTAAGTAGGGCAGTGGCGTAGCTGTAGTATTTCAAATCTTTTTCAAGATCAGATATCTGCATTGAGATATAGCTAAGCTTCCAGTTCACCTCCTCAAACCCTTTCTTCATCTCCTTCAGCACCTTATCCTCTTGAGGGATAAAAATCAAGACTGTGCTGATGACAGAGGAGATCACGGATCCAATACCGGGTGCCAGGCTGGCAAAGCTGGCAAGGCCTTTCATAATACCTGTCACTTTCTCTGTGTCAATCTTGCCCATCACCTCTttaaatagagacagagaggttgtTGCAACACTTAAGATTTTATCAGCTTGGGCTCGACTGTTAGGAGGTAAGTCTCTCTTGATGATGTGATGATTGGGGTAGATAGCGACTTGGTTCGGTGGCGAGGCACAGGAAGGCATCCCGTAAAGACAGATCAGTGAAACCAACAGAATCGGCGCTGGCCATCTCAACGACATCATgactgcaaaaaaacataacataacaattATTTCATGTTATTGAGTTAAACAATTCcctcttttttatttatctttattTGAGTATGGAAATTGCAGGTTTCATAGTGCAGACCTTTAACCATAAAACCAATTCAGAATCCTAAAACAGATCCAATCATGGTGCTGTGCAGGCACAATTGTATCTTGTGACACATATTTCAAGGTCTTTGCTGTCTAAAAAATACTGATTTTACTATGAAGTTCTATACTTGTCAGGATGTTCTATACACAAACAAGTGAATGAATTTAATGTCATGTTTAATATACTTTCAAAGTCCTTTTTGGCATGTCCCTCCACTCGGCAGCCATAGGCTATTACTTTGGACACTTCGGGTATCTATTTCTGGCGCAAATGCATGTGCGCAAGGCTTCGTATCAAGACATGAACATCGCTCCAGCTGCAAGATCACAACATGTGATTGGCACGATGTACTCAAACAtaccacatgattggcacaatgTGAACAGTTTTTGTTTAACTTGCCGATCCCCCGGAATgagtgaaaacaaacaaataaataaataataaaacaaataataaataaattagttaataaataaacatttacaaaaactCGTCACCCTCGCTGCAATTTACCTCGCGGTCATATTgacttaaaaaaacaaacattatcAATATAATGTGTGTAATCATCTTATTAGATTACATtcaattttattgtcattgtgcagagttcAGTTACAACAAAGACAACGAAAATCTGGGACCTGTCAAACAATCCAGGTTATGATATTGTTAAAACCTGTTAAAAAGTTAATGAATCACAGACCAATGACCATTGACAATTACTCTATTCAGATGTTTTCagggttttttgttttgttttttaaatagctAATTCAATAAACTTTATTTGTATTAGGCTAACAAAATAGTGATGAGAGAGGCAAACTGTAAACTGAGTTTCAAGGCACATCGTTTAACAAAATTCATCAAGCAACTTTAAGTTCATATTGAATAAATGAAGTGACACGAAAATACAtctgaagtgaaatgaaaatcTAATGACACTTTGCTCACAGTACGATTTTCTCAAGATTTTAACTGAATAAGCTGCAGACAAATTATGATTGAAAAATATTCATTTATCTAGCCTATATAAATTGAGAGGAACACAAGGTGTCAACTTGTTACACAATGCAAATTCTGTCTGTTCCGACTGATGAGGTTTTCAATCACAATATTTTTTTGACCATTCTAACTCCAATGTTACTACTATTACCAATTATCATAGTGACCAATTTTTCTCCTATAACCAATCATCAAATTATGCTCTATTTCAATCGGTTGTAATCTTCACACATTTGTATAGAGTTTTAGCCAATTCACACATTGTCGCATCCCTACTCTTTACTTATTCACATGCATACCCTGGAGATAGAcgtgcataaacacacaaaagccTTACCGGTTTTTATCTGTCTAAAGCTCATCCAAGAATGGGGTCTGTGAACTAGCTTTGCTTTGATAGGCTATGGGTTACATGTCACATTGCTAATCTGTACAGtgcagggatggaaattagcaccagccaccagccaaatgctggtaaaatgtgagagtggctggtagatttcagacacaaagtcatattttaacattgagtggctggttaatttcaccagaaatctgctattggctgatagattgtcacattttcaaattttaatttccacccctggtaCAGTGTACACTGTAATAACATCTAAATGttcttaataaataaataaacaaataaatgttagTGAAAGGAGAAATCCAGCGGCTTTTCACGTATCTCCATTTCTggaggtcactgagtactgaGTATTCCGACAATACTCGATGATATTGAGAAGCAgaaatctatgtgaaaaattgcTTGGTTTTTCCTTTAGCAGAGCAAGCAGATACAGACCTGAAGAGGCTGCAAAGAGGCTCGGAGGCCCTGGTGGAGGATGCTGCTGGTCTCCTCGGCAGGAAGGCTGAATGGCTGCTTGTGACAGTCTGGAGGTTGCTGCAGTCTTGGAGGATGCCACTGATCTCTGAGCTCGACAAGACAGGACCAGTCACTTTAATAGGAAGCTGGTTGGTTCCCTTAAGTTACTTTCTTCAATGTCGATGACAAGGCAAATCTAAAGAGGTAGCCTTATAAGGAGAAACGACAGGGATGTATTACTCTCAACGTGTACTGAACGGGCTTACCAGGCCAATGCAGGCCAAGGGGCCCTGAAGCTCAAGCCGCTGTGTGAAGTCATTGTTATGTTCTCCACCCCTGATATTTGACTATAGGACCACTCAGTTAAATAGCACAGGTTATGTTATATGATATGTGTATGGATAGGCCCCCTCAATCATAAATGGGTCATGTTATCATTCACCCTTGATATTTGAATAGAGCCCCTCAGTCAAGTAAGACAGATCACACAGATCACCACTAGTGCCTTGAAATAGTTGCTttttagtgggcttgctgcagaGCAAGTTCTTCTTCGCCGTTTTTTTAAGAACGCCTTTTCTCCtactagagcgtttgagctatcgacgcggttcaGGCCCGATCTGGTGTAGGTtgcttaaaggaaccgtatgtaggattttggccaaaacaagtactgcaattactttaaaaatactgtagagcggtgaatcgcctccccctcccccctgagtcacggttgccagctagctgcagcaggaacgtacagtaggctgcactgtaaaaaataaatgtgatatgtcaggattttactgtgtttttttacagattttgtctggaataaattatttttggaaatgccatttattttacaaaaatagacTGTGATTTCACATGTCAAATTTGAAACAACAAGAAATCACTGTAACAGTGAAAAACACTATATTCATGTTCTTttacaaaaaaacccatcagAAATGCATTTATTTCTAATTGAAAAACGTTAAAAAAATCTTTCGTAATTTCATATGGTTTGAAACATT
Encoded here:
- the LOC134076352 gene encoding SE-cephalotoxin-like: MMSLRWPAPILLVSLICLYGMPSCASPPNQVAIYPNHHIIKRDLPPNSRAQADKILSVATTSLSLFKEVMGKIDTEKVTGIMKGLASFASLAPGIGSVISSVISTVLIFIPQEDKVLKEMKKGFEEVNWKLSYISMQISDLEKDLKYYSYATALLRHEENIISAWTKFDDFFMKHVFDNDNDKLDKLFIEFYLNTHIENSVRSLYRSLTVPAWQTSLASNFNELLKEKFKCDIRKIGKYHLHLSTLLFKGMVLQQFYNRKRGLNALDIETSLAQQFKTVFEAQKATLEYCENNYEKYLRDDVEQIARELHLDEKKAIAEKVKRNLDEKYSWYNWVVFVCTKDDLEKKNVILFNPIAITIDNIIVAVFYTLKAEITNKNEITRTVDNCFQSDSNCELPCKHSWWPEAWGGDSETIHITLEDYAKVTHGTYYDNSDVAPKPDYQKSCIYGYRYIISVYYSRMLPVGCNNCSDKGQCIRVLNSNEWRCDCQDGYYGDTCESEIDTTVTNKINELLNTSEGELE